One segment of Cetobacterium sp. NK01 DNA contains the following:
- a CDS encoding D-alanyl-D-alanine carboxypeptidase family protein — MKKLVVIFVLIASTVSFSKNVQSKVVKDNIPDYRAYILGDDKGNIFYQENATHMYPLASVTKVMTILVTLDEIRKGNISVYDEVPIDWEILSVGGSSIPMESGEKIVVLDLLKSAAIKSANNAAYALAKHSGKGSIPRFVDMMNAKAKSLGLENELEFHTPAGLPDHMTRKKLDMGTAHGIYKLSMEALKYPEYIAIARQKTAEIKNGGYRLKSTIHLLGKEGIYGLKTGYHTKSRFNITVLSDKDSANIITVVMGGKSPKIRDNKILTLNEKFHENYKNKDIIKKDIPVVSIPISGGYISEVKTYGTKSFSKIVKKDADVSIVTEREKKLVAPLKAGTIVGSYKVLVNGEVVFKDNLIVKKDVEKKKFMDKIMDIF, encoded by the coding sequence ATGAAAAAATTAGTTGTAATTTTCGTATTAATTGCATCAACAGTATCTTTTTCAAAGAATGTTCAAAGTAAAGTTGTGAAAGATAATATTCCAGATTACAGAGCTTATATACTAGGCGACGATAAAGGCAACATATTTTATCAGGAAAATGCAACGCACATGTATCCATTAGCTTCTGTAACTAAAGTTATGACTATATTAGTCACTTTGGATGAGATAAGAAAAGGAAATATAAGTGTGTATGATGAGGTTCCTATAGATTGGGAAATTTTAAGCGTTGGGGGAAGCTCAATTCCTATGGAAAGTGGAGAAAAAATAGTTGTTTTAGATTTATTAAAATCAGCAGCTATAAAATCAGCAAATAATGCAGCTTATGCTTTAGCTAAACATTCTGGGAAGGGGAGTATTCCTAGGTTTGTTGATATGATGAATGCAAAAGCAAAAAGTTTAGGATTAGAAAATGAATTGGAATTTCATACACCTGCAGGATTACCAGATCATATGACTAGAAAAAAATTAGATATGGGAACAGCTCACGGAATTTATAAATTATCTATGGAAGCTTTAAAATATCCAGAATACATAGCAATTGCTAGACAAAAAACAGCAGAAATAAAAAATGGTGGTTATAGATTAAAAAGTACGATTCATCTTTTAGGTAAAGAAGGAATATATGGTTTAAAAACAGGGTATCATACTAAATCTAGATTTAATATAACAGTTTTAAGCGATAAAGATAGTGCAAATATAATAACGGTGGTAATGGGTGGAAAATCTCCTAAAATAAGAGATAATAAAATTTTAACGTTAAATGAAAAGTTTCATGAGAATTATAAAAATAAAGATATTATAAAAAAAGATATACCAGTTGTGTCTATTCCAATTTCAGGTGGATATATTTCAGAAGTAAAAACATATGGGACTAAGTCATTTTCTAAAATTGTAAAAAAAGATGCAGATGTCTCAATAGTAACAGAAAGAGAGAAAAAATTAGTAGCTCCTTTAAAAGCTGGTACAATAGTGGGGAGTTACAAGGTGTTGGTTAACGGAGAGGTAGTATTTAAAGATAATTTAATCGTAAAAAAAGATGTTGAAAAAAAGAAATTTATGGACAAAATAATGGATATTTTTTAA
- the nifU gene encoding Fe-S cluster assembly scaffold protein NifU — protein sequence MQYSEKVMDHFMNPRNVGTMENPDGYGKVGNPSCGDIMEIFLKIENDIITDVKFRTFGCASAIATSSVSTEMVLGKNIHEALDITNKVVAEALGGLPATKMHCSVLAEEALKEAIEDYLAKKQK from the coding sequence ATGCAATATTCAGAAAAAGTAATGGATCATTTTATGAATCCAAGAAATGTAGGAACAATGGAAAATCCTGATGGATACGGTAAAGTTGGAAATCCATCTTGCGGAGATATCATGGAGATATTTTTAAAGATAGAAAATGATATAATAACGGATGTTAAATTCAGAACTTTTGGATGTGCTTCAGCAATAGCAACATCATCTGTGTCAACAGAGATGGTTTTAGGTAAAAATATTCACGAGGCATTAGATATAACAAATAAAGTTGTAGCTGAAGCTTTAGGTGGATTGCCAGCAACAAAGATGCACTGTTCAGTATTGGCAGAAGAGGCGTTAAAAGAAGCTATTGAAGACTACTTGGCTAAAAAACAAAAATAA
- a CDS encoding cysteine desulfurase family protein yields the protein MRVYLDNNATTKMDPKVLEAMMPFLTEEYGNAFSMHLFGKETGIAVSEAREKIATLLKVKPEEIIFTSSGTESDNIAVRGVAKAYKNRGNHIITSSIEHPAIKNTFKDLEQDGYKVTFIPVDKNGVIDIKKLEEAITAETILISVMHANNEVGTIEPIKEISEIAKKNRILLHVDAVQSVGKIPVYPKELGVDLLTFSGHKFHGPKGIAGLYIRQGVRVARTITGGGQEKKLRPGTTNTPAVVGMAKALEIACKDMDIEIKREQELRDYFESEIVKRIPEVVVNAKSVERLPGTSSITFKYLEGESILLSLSYLGVAVSSGSACSSDELQASHVLLGMGIEPEFAHGTIRFSLGKYNTKEEIDYTIEQVVKVVEKLRMLSPLWNEYKK from the coding sequence ATGAGAGTTTATCTGGATAATAATGCTACTACAAAAATGGATCCCAAAGTATTAGAAGCTATGATGCCTTTTTTAACAGAGGAATATGGAAATGCTTTTAGTATGCATCTTTTTGGAAAAGAAACGGGAATAGCTGTTTCAGAAGCAAGAGAAAAAATTGCAACTTTATTAAAAGTTAAACCAGAAGAGATTATATTTACATCTTCAGGAACTGAATCAGATAACATTGCAGTTAGAGGAGTAGCTAAGGCATATAAAAATAGAGGAAATCATATAATAACAAGTTCAATAGAGCACCCAGCTATAAAAAATACATTTAAAGATTTAGAGCAAGATGGATATAAAGTAACGTTTATACCGGTAGATAAGAATGGTGTTATTGATATAAAGAAATTAGAAGAAGCAATTACAGCAGAAACTATTTTAATATCAGTGATGCATGCAAATAATGAGGTTGGAACTATTGAGCCTATAAAAGAAATATCAGAGATAGCTAAAAAAAATAGAATTTTACTTCATGTAGACGCAGTTCAGAGTGTTGGAAAAATACCTGTATATCCTAAAGAGTTAGGTGTAGATTTGTTGACATTTTCAGGACATAAGTTCCATGGACCTAAAGGAATAGCTGGTCTTTATATAAGACAAGGTGTGAGAGTAGCTAGAACAATAACTGGTGGAGGACAAGAGAAGAAACTGAGACCAGGAACAACAAATACACCAGCTGTAGTTGGAATGGCAAAAGCTTTAGAAATTGCTTGCAAAGATATGGATATTGAAATAAAAAGAGAACAGGAATTAAGAGATTATTTTGAAAGTGAAATTGTAAAAAGAATTCCTGAAGTAGTTGTGAATGCCAAGTCCGTAGAAAGACTTCCAGGAACTTCAAGTATAACTTTTAAATATTTAGAAGGAGAATCAATTCTGCTATCATTAAGTTATTTAGGAGTAGCTGTAAGTTCTGGATCAGCTTGCTCGTCAGATGAATTACAAGCTTCTCATGTTTTACTAGGGATGGGAATAGAGCCAGAGTTTGCTCATGGAACAATAAGATTTAGCTTAGGAAAGTATAATACAAAAGAAGAAATTGATTATACAATTGAACAAGTTGTAAAAGTTGTAGAAAAATTAAGAATGTTATCCCCTTTATGGAATGAATATAAAAAATAA
- the nth gene encoding endonuclease III has product MKKKERALKVIEILESKFGHPKCALNYKTPFELLVAVILSAQCTDVRVNIVTEKMYKIVNTPQQFASMPLEEIEELIKSTGFYRNKAKNIKLCSQQLIEKYNGEVPEEMNELTGLAGVGRKTANVVRGEIWRLADGITVDTHVKRLTNLIGLVKEQDVIKIEKELMKIIPKEYWIDFSHFLILQGRDKCIARRPKCLECEIKAYCKHGEKI; this is encoded by the coding sequence TTGAAAAAAAAGGAAAGAGCTTTAAAAGTAATTGAGATTCTAGAAAGTAAATTTGGGCATCCTAAGTGTGCTTTAAATTATAAAACTCCTTTTGAACTATTGGTAGCGGTTATATTATCAGCTCAATGCACAGATGTGAGAGTAAATATTGTAACTGAAAAGATGTATAAAATTGTGAATACTCCTCAACAATTTGCCTCTATGCCTTTAGAAGAGATAGAAGAGTTAATAAAAAGTACGGGGTTCTATAGAAATAAAGCTAAAAATATAAAATTATGCAGCCAGCAGTTGATTGAAAAATATAATGGAGAAGTTCCTGAAGAAATGAATGAATTAACTGGATTAGCAGGAGTAGGACGAAAAACTGCAAATGTAGTAAGAGGAGAAATTTGGAGATTGGCAGATGGAATAACTGTGGATACCCATGTAAAAAGATTAACAAATTTAATTGGATTGGTAAAAGAACAGGATGTAATAAAAATAGAAAAAGAATTGATGAAAATAATACCAAAAGAGTATTGGATAGACTTTTCTCATTTTTTAATTCTCCAAGGTAGAGATAAGTGTATTGCAAGAAGACCAAAATGTTTAGAATGTGAAATAAAAGCCTATTGTAAACATGGTGAAAAAATATAA